In Setaria italica strain Yugu1 chromosome IX, Setaria_italica_v2.0, whole genome shotgun sequence, the genomic stretch cgacgaggaggaggaggaggacgacgagctcGCGGGGtcccgcggcggcctcggcgagaAGAAGAGGCGCCTGGCGGCGGATCAGGTGCGGGCGCTGGAGCGGAGCTTCGAGGTGGACAACAAGCTTGACCCGGAGCGCAAGGCCCGCATCGCGCGCGACCTCAGCCTCCACCCGCGACAGGTCGCCGTCTGGTTCCAGAACCGCCGCGCGCGCTGGAAGACCAAGCAGATCGAGCGCGACTTCACCACCCTCCGCGCTCGCCACGACGCGCTCCGGGCCGAATGCGACGCCCTCCGCCGCGACAAGGacgccctcgccgccgaggtACGGACGACGGAGCCCCGATCCCTCTCCACCCTTGTTGCCGTTTAGATCGATCAATTGACTGAGCAAGAAGCCATACGTGTCCATGTCCAGATAAGGGAGCTGAGGAGCAAGGTGGAGAAGCAGATGGAAGTGAAGCTGGAGTcggcggaggagctgctgccggtcgcggcggggacggcggcggccgccggcgccgtgtaCAAGGACGGGTCGACGGACAGCGACTCGAGCGCCGTGTTCAACGAGGAGGCGTCGCCGTACTCCGGCGCGGCGTTcgaccaccagcaccaccaccaccaagccCACCCAAGCTTCACGGGTTTTACCTCCTTCTTGGCCTCCTCGACCTCGCTGAGCTCCTCGTTTCCTTCCTTGTACCATGGGGGCTCGCATTTGGACCAGGAAGCGGACGGCTTCCTTAGCGCCACCGCAGCTGACGGTTTCTTCGCCGCCGAGGAgcagggcgccgccggcctcggcaGCTGGTACGGCGGTGAGGGTTGGTAGAGGTGAGCTGTTGTTGTTGGCTGGCTGGAGACTTGGTGTCCACCATTCTTGTAAAAATATGGCGctgtacatgcatgcatgggggGTAACTAGGTAGAGTCAATTTCTATAGTTTTTACAAGCTGGGGGCTGGGGAACACAGACCATGGAAGGAGGGATAGGTTATTCTATATTGCTCTTGGTTTACAGTTACCCCCCTGTCCTGGGTTAATTCTTAGGCATCACTCTCTCTCATATATTGTTGACAAGTATACATATGCTTGTGTCACATGCATGTCAGAGAGAGATGGCCACATGTAGGAACACAGaagggaagagaaagaggatTAAGGAGACTGAGACAGGATTATTAAGGAAATGCTTGATGGGGGTGCAAAGGTAAACTGAAGGCTTTGGAGTTGGAGGTAGGCAGTACTTGGTCTTCTAGTAGCTAGGTTACAAGTTAAAGCCTAGCTGTTGTAAATCATTTGCTTTATAAGTACATATATAAATAGAGGCAGATCATGGATATCACGGGTAAAAACAAGCGAGAGGATAGGAAAGTCTAGCCCCTTACTGCCTTGCATTGTGTTTTAACTCTATCATATCGCTGGTAAAACTTTTGGCATGCCGTATGTGTGCCTAGATTTTCAGCATAGGATGTGCTTCTTTAGGCAACAATGGAAGTGCAGCAAAGTAAAGCTAGTGATGCAAGCTCGACAGCGACGGGTGGACTTGTTTAACCATGGCGCGCAAAAGAAACCAAAGGTCCTTCTGGCTGATTGGTGATCGCTGAtcagaaggggaggaggagaatgTGCTCGCCTTGATGCGACCCTCCACGCAATATTGTAATGCTCCGGTGAAGACCAGCAAATGCAACGGCGACATGCCTACTAGTATAAGATACCGGCTGTGGGGCCCGGCCGGCCCCTCTTCTAGACGCATCTTGGAAAGGGATGCGCACAATGAGCTGAGCCAATGGATCCAGCATATCTGCCCGcaatttcatatgtgcatgagcGACGACGTCGTCGTTTAATTTGGTGATCTTGACATCACTTGTGCTTGAATGTGATGTGGAGTGTGTGCGGGAGCGATCTAGTTTATTTGAAGTGTCATCTGCGAGGAGATCAGAAGCGTCGTCTATGCTACTCTTTTCTGTACGCTGTGCTGATACATATTGACAAAAAAAACTCAGACCGCATGGAGATATGACATCCCCTTGGCTTTGTCTATGTATCTATAAGTGCCTGATCGACACGGGTGGAGccccttcccccacccccgcggTCTTGCTGCCGCCGGAGAGCCTTGCCAGAAGCCTGAACAGGCTTGAGGAAGGCAGCAGCGGGGCATTGCTTTTCTCAACCCTGTCTCTGCGTGCGTGTGCTCCATGGTGTGCGCCGGCGGCTCGATCCGCCGCTCCTCCGCTGGATCCGGCATCCTGCTGCCAGAGTGGCAAATCCATGCGGGGGAATCCCTTCGGGTGGACGGCCGCTAGCTGCTGCTCTGGGCTGGTGGCCGCGTCTCGTGGGCTCTGCAGCCGGATCTGAGAGACGGCGCCTGGGAGCCCGGATCTGAGAGACGGCGCCCGGATGTGGCAATGCGCGCAGAGGACAATTGGACGCGGAGGCGCGCCGGCGGTTGCAGACGCCGCgcgggatgcggcggcggcggaggtagtCGGTGTAGCGACAGATGGGCCGACCGCGCAAGGCGCGCGATCTGTGGTTGTGATGTCACCATGGAGCTACGGCGGCGAGACTCTCTACTTCGTCGCCGAGTTCAGCTGCTGCCGTGAATTTGCAGCGCTCCTCTTTATGATAAGCCTCGGGCGATCTAATACGGTATATTCGAGGTCGCATCCAGTGTCTCCTTCTGGATCTACACGAGGATATGATGTTCTGCCAATGTGTGGGTTCGAGCAATTTTGTGTTCGGATCCCGCAACCAACACTCTTCCAGTCGAATATCATTAGATGTGCGACAGGGTGGCAGCATGGAACTCAGCACGGTGTCAACCATAACATGACACGGGCATCTAGGTCTTGCGCGATCGGCCCCTGTCCTAGTACGGTGGGCGTGAGTAGAGGCAGCGGTGGCAGATGGCTCTCGATAATGATGGCCTACAGTTGCGGGTGTGCTCGGcaccatcatcatcagctcGGTGAGGTACCCTTTGTACTTTTTGCTTAGGCTGTTGCTAGCATAGCGTGGTGGAAGTCGGGGTGAAAACTTGTCGGTGACGCCCTGTAGGTGCCACTACCTTCTTAGAGGCGACTTGTTTGCACTTCCTCGTATGTTCATGTTTCGATTCTTCGAATATAAACCCAGCCCAATACTCGAGCCAATGATGATGGCGCTATTGGCGTCATGTTCTTCGTGAAGGCGTTGTCGTGAAGATCCATCTGGTGTTTCAACATTCTCTGTTCTTGCTCGGCTGCTCGTGGGTGATTTTCCTACGTTGCTTTGAGGTTACCTTTGGTGGAATATACTGGCTGCAATTTATTAACGTGATGTGAGGACATAAGTGAGACCGTCCGTTTAACAAGCAGAGCAATTGAGGCTTTGAATACTCTTCctccttttatttattcttttag encodes the following:
- the LOC101773907 gene encoding homeobox-leucine zipper protein HOX8 isoform X1, which gives rise to MKRPTSRGSSMVCQATTDQQEDSCRYMEQRHGVDGGDCGAAAAERDDVEAGAYDEEEEEDDELAGSRGGLGEKKRRLAADQVRALERSFEVDNKLDPERKARIARDLSLHPRQVAVWFQNRRARWKTKQIERDFTTLRARHDALRAECDALRRDKDALAAEIRELRSKVEKQMEVKLESAEELLPVAAGTAAAAGAVYKDGSTDSDSSAVFNEEASPYSGAAFDHQHHHHQAHPSFTGFTSFLASSTSLSSSFPSLYHGGSHLDQEADGFLSATAADGFFAAEEQGAAGLGSWYGGEGW
- the LOC101773907 gene encoding homeobox-leucine zipper protein HOX8 isoform X2 codes for the protein MKRPTSRGSSMVCQATTDQQDSCRYMEQRHGVDGGDCGAAAAERDDVEAGAYDEEEEEDDELAGSRGGLGEKKRRLAADQVRALERSFEVDNKLDPERKARIARDLSLHPRQVAVWFQNRRARWKTKQIERDFTTLRARHDALRAECDALRRDKDALAAEIRELRSKVEKQMEVKLESAEELLPVAAGTAAAAGAVYKDGSTDSDSSAVFNEEASPYSGAAFDHQHHHHQAHPSFTGFTSFLASSTSLSSSFPSLYHGGSHLDQEADGFLSATAADGFFAAEEQGAAGLGSWYGGEGW